In Betaproteobacteria bacterium, the following proteins share a genomic window:
- the mpl gene encoding UDP-N-acetylmuramate:L-alanyl-gamma-D-glutamyl-meso-diaminopimelate ligase encodes MRLHILGICGTFMGGLAKIAREAGHEVTGCDAQVYPPMSEQLRDLGIALHEGYDAEQLDRCPADLYVVGNAMTRGKPVIEELLNRGLPYVSGPQWLADHVLPGKWVLAVAGTHGKTTTSAMLAWILANAGLNPGFLIGGVPRNFHVSALLTDSPFFVIEADEYDTAFFDKRSKFVWYRPRTAVLNNLEFDHADIFPDLAAIETQFHHLVRIVPANGLVVANGAEASINRVLGRGCWTSVERFGPGQMWSVGMVSPDDSFEVVLNGAAQGIVKWDEAGEHSRMNALAALAAARHAGVPLATGMDALSRFQGVKRRMEIRGTVSGVTVYDDFAHHPTAFETTIAGLRKRVGRGRIVAVFEPRSNTMKLGTMQSRLAKSLEGADLIYCYASHLGWDPEKALAPLSSRAVIYSELDPMVEALGHVLRPGDHVLVMSNGGFGAVHARLLALLAAKAGR; translated from the coding sequence ATGCGCCTCCACATCCTCGGTATCTGCGGCACCTTCATGGGCGGCCTGGCCAAGATCGCCCGCGAGGCCGGCCACGAAGTCACGGGCTGCGACGCGCAGGTCTATCCGCCCATGAGCGAGCAATTGCGCGATCTCGGCATCGCCCTGCACGAGGGCTACGACGCAGAGCAGCTCGACCGTTGCCCGGCCGACCTCTACGTTGTGGGCAACGCGATGACCCGCGGCAAACCCGTGATCGAGGAGCTGCTCAATCGCGGCCTGCCGTACGTCTCCGGGCCGCAATGGCTCGCCGACCACGTGCTGCCCGGCAAGTGGGTGCTGGCGGTCGCCGGCACGCACGGCAAGACCACCACCTCGGCGATGCTTGCCTGGATCCTCGCCAATGCGGGGCTGAATCCGGGCTTCCTCATCGGCGGCGTGCCGAGGAACTTCCACGTCTCCGCGCTCCTCACGGATTCGCCGTTCTTCGTGATCGAGGCCGACGAGTACGACACCGCCTTCTTCGACAAGCGCTCGAAGTTCGTCTGGTACCGTCCGCGCACCGCGGTCCTGAACAACCTGGAGTTCGACCACGCCGACATCTTCCCGGACCTGGCCGCGATCGAGACCCAGTTTCACCACCTCGTGCGCATCGTCCCGGCCAACGGGCTGGTGGTGGCCAACGGCGCCGAGGCCTCGATCAATCGCGTGCTCGGTCGCGGCTGCTGGACGAGCGTGGAGCGCTTCGGGCCCGGGCAGATGTGGAGCGTGGGGATGGTGAGTCCCGACGATTCGTTCGAGGTCGTATTGAACGGCGCTGCGCAGGGCATCGTGAAATGGGACGAGGCGGGCGAGCACAGCCGCATGAATGCACTGGCCGCCCTGGCGGCGGCCCGGCACGCGGGCGTGCCGCTCGCCACGGGCATGGATGCCCTGTCGCGCTTCCAGGGCGTGAAGCGGCGCATGGAGATTCGCGGCACGGTGAGCGGCGTCACCGTCTACGACGACTTCGCGCACCATCCGACGGCGTTCGAGACCACCATCGCCGGGTTGAGGAAGCGCGTGGGGCGAGGCCGCATCGTGGCCGTCTTCGAGCCGCGGTCCAACACGATGAAGCTGGGCACCATGCAGTCGCGCCTGGCGAAAAGCCTGGAAGGCGCCGACCTGATCTACTGCTATGCGAGCCATCTGGGGTGGGACCCGGAGAAGGCGCTGGCGCCGCTGTCCTCGCGCGCCGTCATCTATTCCGAACTCGACCCGATGGTGGAGGCCCTGGGCCACGTGCTGCGGCCGGGCGACCACGTTCTCGTCATGTCCAATGGCGGTTTCGGCGCGGTGCACGCAAGGCTCCTCGCCCTCCTCGCCGCGAAGGCGGGCCGCTGA
- a CDS encoding deoxyribodipyrimidine photo-lyase: MPPPKTSYDSSLFWFRRDLRDEDNAGLHYALASSRRVYCVFVFDREILDALPSRQDRRVEFIHDCVGELRAALRARGGELIAIHGRSREEIPALASRLGVTAVFANEDYEPAAVSRDAAVEQALAAAGRRLHLAKDHAIFARDEVLTQAGGHFAVFTPYKRAWLVKVDDFYLKAYPVARYAPRLARPRFTTIPPTLGKMGFEPSPGTDDFAPPGMSGARRLFADFEARMSHYASARDFPAVQGVSRLSVHNRFGTISIRQLARAARQAPGDGAATWLSELIWRDFYFQILWHHPHAATGAYRREYDAIHWPGTEEHHAAWCEARTGFPIVDAAMRQINATGWMHNRLRMIVASFLVKDLLLDWRRGEKYFADHLIDFDLAANNGGWQWAASTGCDAQPYFRIFNPVSQSERFDPEGRFIRRFLPELAHVPGRFIHAPWTMGLFEQQACGCVIGRDYPAPIVDHAAQRVRALALFKAARSP, from the coding sequence ATGCCGCCCCCCAAGACCTCCTACGACAGCTCCCTTTTCTGGTTCCGACGCGACCTGCGGGACGAGGACAACGCGGGCCTGCACTACGCGCTCGCTTCCTCGCGCCGGGTGTACTGCGTCTTCGTCTTCGACCGCGAAATCCTGGACGCGTTGCCTTCCCGGCAGGACCGACGCGTCGAGTTCATCCACGACTGCGTCGGCGAGCTGCGCGCGGCCCTGCGTGCCCGGGGCGGTGAGCTCATCGCGATTCACGGCCGGTCGCGGGAGGAGATTCCGGCGCTCGCCTCCCGGCTCGGCGTGACGGCGGTGTTCGCCAATGAGGACTACGAGCCAGCCGCCGTTTCGCGCGACGCGGCGGTGGAACAGGCGCTCGCCGCGGCGGGCCGCCGCCTTCACCTCGCCAAGGACCACGCCATCTTCGCCAGGGACGAGGTCCTCACGCAGGCCGGCGGGCACTTCGCCGTTTTCACGCCCTACAAGCGCGCCTGGCTCGTCAAGGTCGACGACTTCTATCTCAAGGCCTACCCGGTCGCCCGATACGCACCTCGCCTCGCCAGGCCGCGGTTCACAACCATTCCCCCGACGCTCGGCAAGATGGGGTTCGAGCCGTCACCGGGCACCGACGACTTCGCGCCCCCGGGAATGTCGGGGGCGAGGCGCCTCTTCGCCGATTTCGAGGCGCGCATGTCGCACTATGCCTCGGCACGCGACTTCCCCGCAGTACAAGGCGTCTCCCGCCTCTCGGTGCACAACCGGTTCGGGACGATATCGATCCGCCAGCTCGCCCGCGCCGCGCGGCAGGCACCGGGCGACGGAGCCGCGACCTGGCTCTCGGAGCTCATCTGGCGGGATTTCTATTTCCAGATCCTCTGGCACCACCCGCACGCGGCCACCGGCGCCTACCGCCGGGAGTACGACGCCATCCACTGGCCGGGCACCGAAGAGCACCACGCCGCGTGGTGCGAAGCCCGCACCGGCTTCCCGATCGTGGACGCGGCGATGCGCCAGATCAACGCCACGGGCTGGATGCATAACCGGCTGCGCATGATCGTAGCCTCCTTCCTCGTGAAGGACCTGCTCCTCGACTGGCGGCGCGGCGAGAAATACTTCGCCGACCACCTCATCGACTTCGACCTCGCCGCCAACAACGGGGGATGGCAATGGGCCGCCTCCACCGGATGCGACGCCCAGCCGTACTTCCGCATCTTCAACCCGGTATCGCAATCGGAACGGTTCGACCCGGAAGGCAGATTCATCCGGCGCTTCCTTCCCGAACTCGCGCACGTCCCCGGCCGGTTCATCCATGCGCCGTGGACGATGGGGCTGTTCGAGCAGCAGGCCTGTGGGTGCGTGATCGGGCGCGACTATCCCGCACCGATCGTCGACCATGCCGCGCAACGGGTGCGGGCGCTGGCCCTCTTCAAGGCGGCGCGCTCGCCGTAG
- the ruvX gene encoding Holliday junction resolvase RuvX, with amino-acid sequence MAAAGQRPALSGTLLGFDFGEKRLGVAVGETGTSLAHPIGAIAEEAVEPRFAAIGRLVAEWHPAGFVVGLPHHEDGGEHEVARLAGKFARRLNARFGLPVAFVDETLTSAEAGARLREAGGRAKTKGDLDAHAATLILQSYLDNMNRQDAKGANGRAPA; translated from the coding sequence ATCGCCGCTGCCGGGCAAAGGCCGGCCCTTTCCGGGACGCTCCTCGGCTTCGACTTCGGGGAAAAGCGCCTGGGTGTTGCCGTGGGCGAGACCGGGACGAGCCTGGCGCACCCCATCGGAGCCATCGCGGAGGAAGCCGTCGAGCCCCGCTTTGCCGCCATCGGGCGCCTGGTCGCCGAGTGGCATCCCGCCGGTTTCGTCGTCGGGCTGCCGCACCACGAGGACGGCGGCGAGCACGAGGTGGCCCGGCTGGCGGGCAAGTTCGCCCGGCGCCTCAACGCGCGCTTCGGCCTGCCCGTGGCGTTCGTGGACGAAACTCTCACCTCGGCCGAGGCCGGGGCGCGTCTTCGCGAGGCGGGTGGCCGCGCGAAGACGAAGGGCGACCTCGATGCCCATGCCGCCACCCTGATCCTGCAAAGCTACCTGGACAACATGAACAGACAAGATGCGAAGGGGGCAAATGGCCGCGCCCCTGCCTGA
- a CDS encoding aspartate carbamoyltransferase catalytic subunit: MNPNPQVDSQGRLIHLLTTEGLSAQMIRHILDTASQFVSVNEREVKKVPLLRGKSIFNVFFENSTRTRTTFEIAAKRLSADVINLNIGASSTAKGETLLDTIWNLQAMDADMFVVRHAEAGAPHLIARHVKPGVHVVNAGDGRHAHPTQGLLDMYTIRHYKKDFTRLVVAIVGDVLHSRVARSEIHALKTLGVPEVRVIGPKTLLPVDIERLGVRVFHDLAEGLRDCDVIITLRLQNERMSGPLLPSAGEFHKAYGLTPERLARARPDAIVMHPGPLNRGVEIDSGVADGTHSVIMPQVTFGIAVRMAVMAILAGNA; the protein is encoded by the coding sequence ATGAACCCGAACCCCCAGGTCGATTCGCAGGGGCGCCTGATCCACCTGCTCACCACCGAGGGATTGTCGGCGCAGATGATCCGGCACATCCTCGACACCGCTTCGCAGTTCGTGAGCGTGAACGAGCGCGAGGTGAAAAAAGTCCCGCTCCTGCGCGGCAAGTCGATCTTCAACGTCTTCTTCGAGAACTCCACCCGAACGCGCACCACCTTCGAGATCGCGGCGAAGCGACTGTCGGCCGACGTGATCAACCTGAACATCGGCGCCTCCTCCACGGCCAAGGGCGAAACGCTCCTCGACACGATCTGGAACCTGCAGGCGATGGACGCGGACATGTTCGTGGTCCGCCACGCCGAGGCGGGGGCACCGCACCTCATTGCGCGCCATGTGAAGCCCGGCGTGCACGTGGTGAACGCGGGCGACGGCCGGCACGCGCACCCCACGCAGGGGCTGCTCGACATGTACACGATCCGCCACTACAAGAAGGATTTCACGCGTCTCGTGGTCGCGATCGTGGGCGACGTGCTGCACTCGCGCGTGGCGCGCTCCGAGATACACGCGCTCAAGACCCTGGGCGTGCCCGAGGTACGCGTGATCGGGCCGAAGACGCTCCTTCCCGTGGACATCGAGCGCCTGGGCGTGCGTGTCTTCCACGACCTGGCCGAGGGGCTTCGCGACTGCGACGTGATCATCACACTGCGGCTGCAGAACGAGCGCATGAGCGGCCCGCTGCTGCCGTCAGCCGGCGAATTCCACAAGGCGTACGGACTCACGCCGGAGAGGCTCGCGCGCGCCAGGCCCGATGCGATCGTGATGCACCCCGGCCCGCTCAACCGCGGCGTCGAGATCGACTCCGGCGTGGCCGACGGCACCCACAGCGTGATCATGCCGCAGGTCACCTTCGGCATCGCCGTGCGCATGGCCGTCATGGCGATACTCGCCGGGAACGCATGA
- a CDS encoding YqgE/AlgH family protein, whose amino-acid sequence MQTINLTGHFLIAMPGMVDPNFSRSLTFICEHNERGALGLVVNRPTDVTLGTLFRQVEIELDNELLASQPVFFGGPVQVEHGFVLHRPVGEWRSTLPVGDAGLTTSRDILEAMARGEGPRERLVALGYAGWAAGQLEDEIQRNGWLSVNADLDVIYRMPPEARYDAALGALGITSLNLSEVAGHA is encoded by the coding sequence ATGCAAACGATCAATCTCACGGGCCACTTCCTGATAGCCATGCCCGGCATGGTGGACCCGAATTTTTCCCGGAGCCTCACCTTCATCTGCGAGCACAACGAGCGCGGCGCCCTGGGACTCGTGGTCAACCGCCCCACCGACGTGACGCTGGGCACCCTGTTCCGCCAGGTCGAGATCGAGCTGGACAACGAGCTCCTTGCCTCGCAGCCGGTATTCTTCGGCGGGCCCGTCCAGGTCGAGCACGGATTCGTCCTGCACCGTCCTGTGGGCGAATGGCGCTCCACCCTGCCGGTGGGTGATGCCGGGCTCACGACCTCGCGCGACATCCTCGAGGCGATGGCCCGCGGCGAGGGCCCGCGCGAGCGCCTCGTGGCCCTGGGTTACGCAGGCTGGGCGGCCGGGCAGCTCGAGGACGAGATCCAGCGCAACGGCTGGCTGTCCGTGAACGCGGACCTGGACGTGATCTACCGCATGCCCCCCGAGGCGCGCTATGACGCGGCGCTGGGCGCCCTGGGCATCACGAGCCTGAACCTCTCCGAAGTGGCGGGACACGCGTGA
- the pyrR gene encoding bifunctional pyr operon transcriptional regulator/uracil phosphoribosyltransferase PyrR: protein MAAPLPDPEHLLAALASRMKPSMGPETGIVGIYTGGAWVAERLHRALELKTPLGLLAVTLHRDDFGRIGLHREARRSHLPFEVEGRDIILVDDVLHTGRTLRAALNELWDFGRPRSVRVAVLADRGGRELPLCADFTGEVVAVDAGEDLVLTNEGGKLRLAAVRRPE, encoded by the coding sequence ATGGCCGCGCCCCTGCCTGATCCCGAGCACCTGCTTGCGGCGCTCGCCAGCCGGATGAAACCATCGATGGGACCGGAAACGGGCATCGTCGGCATCTATACCGGTGGCGCCTGGGTCGCTGAGCGCCTGCACCGGGCGCTCGAATTGAAGACGCCGCTCGGGCTCCTGGCGGTGACCCTGCACCGCGACGACTTCGGCCGCATCGGCTTGCATCGGGAGGCGAGGCGCAGCCACCTGCCTTTCGAGGTCGAGGGCCGCGACATCATCCTCGTGGACGACGTGCTGCACACGGGCCGCACCCTGCGCGCCGCGCTGAACGAGCTGTGGGACTTCGGCCGGCCGCGAAGCGTGCGCGTGGCCGTACTCGCCGACCGGGGCGGACGTGAACTGCCACTTTGCGCCGACTTCACCGGGGAAGTCGTCGCGGTGGATGCCGGCGAGGACCTGGTTCTCACCAACGAGGGCGGCAAGCTGCGGCTCGCTGCCGTGAGAAGACCCGAATGA
- a CDS encoding esterase has translation MKTLVYLHGFISSPASKKAVMLGDYLRSQAPDIGYRVPALHHRPAQAMSQVLEQCAGTNPADLVLVGSSLGGFYATVAAERTGCRALAINPAVHPQSHFGRYLGPQRNLHTGERFDLTGAHVKELSAIDPPAITRPERYWLLVETADEVLDYREAVAYYAGAFQTVVQGGDHSFASFAEFVPDIVAWARESGPATPARAAP, from the coding sequence TTGAAGACCCTCGTCTACCTGCACGGCTTCATCAGCTCGCCTGCTTCGAAAAAGGCCGTGATGCTGGGCGACTACCTGCGCAGCCAGGCTCCCGACATCGGGTATCGGGTGCCGGCGCTCCACCATCGCCCGGCGCAGGCCATGTCGCAGGTCCTGGAGCAGTGCGCCGGAACGAATCCCGCGGACCTGGTCCTCGTCGGCAGCTCGCTGGGCGGGTTCTATGCGACGGTGGCTGCGGAACGGACGGGATGCCGCGCCCTGGCGATCAACCCCGCGGTGCATCCCCAGAGTCACTTCGGTCGCTACCTCGGGCCGCAACGCAATCTCCATACCGGCGAGCGGTTCGACCTCACCGGGGCGCACGTGAAGGAATTGTCCGCGATCGACCCGCCGGCCATCACGCGCCCGGAGCGGTACTGGCTGCTCGTCGAGACCGCCGACGAGGTGCTCGACTATCGCGAGGCGGTCGCGTACTACGCGGGGGCCTTCCAGACGGTGGTGCAGGGCGGCGATCATTCGTTCGCGAGCTTTGCCGAGTTCGTGCCCGACATCGTCGCCTGGGCGCGCGAATCGGGTCCGGCCACGCCTGCAAGGGCTGCGCCATGA
- a CDS encoding energy transducer TonB, which produces MQAALVASVAFHAFAIVGLGFKVLDPRGLDAPHNVMDVVLVNAKSATKPEKADALAQANLDGGGNTDEKRRASSPFPVMESRESAPELKEAQTRVQQLEREANELMTRMKSQAAVAPPDPVAEKSEKSDKTAQDLIEKSLEIQRLEAQIRRDFQAYQERPRKKFVGARASEYRFAMYVDNWRRKIERVGNLNYPGEARQRKLYGSLQLTVGLKTDGAVESVEINRSSGHKVLDQAAIRIVRLAAPFDRFPDAIRTDTDILYITRTWTFTRADQLSAE; this is translated from the coding sequence ATGCAGGCTGCCCTCGTGGCTTCCGTGGCCTTCCACGCATTCGCGATCGTGGGGCTGGGATTCAAGGTGCTCGATCCCCGGGGTTTGGACGCCCCGCACAATGTCATGGACGTGGTTCTGGTCAACGCGAAATCGGCCACCAAGCCTGAAAAGGCCGACGCGCTGGCGCAGGCGAACCTGGACGGTGGCGGCAACACCGACGAGAAGCGCCGCGCCTCCAGTCCTTTCCCCGTCATGGAAAGCCGCGAGAGCGCGCCGGAACTCAAGGAGGCGCAGACCCGCGTGCAGCAGCTGGAGCGCGAGGCCAATGAGCTCATGACGCGGATGAAATCGCAGGCCGCTGTCGCGCCGCCCGACCCCGTTGCCGAGAAGAGCGAGAAGTCCGACAAGACTGCGCAGGACCTCATCGAGAAGAGCCTTGAGATCCAGCGGCTGGAAGCCCAGATCCGGCGCGATTTCCAGGCCTACCAGGAACGTCCCCGCAAGAAGTTCGTGGGGGCGCGCGCATCCGAGTACCGCTTCGCGATGTACGTCGACAACTGGCGGCGCAAGATCGAGCGCGTGGGCAACCTCAACTATCCCGGCGAGGCGCGCCAGAGGAAGCTCTACGGGTCGCTGCAGCTCACGGTGGGCCTGAAGACCGATGGCGCGGTGGAGTCGGTCGAGATCAACCGCTCGTCGGGCCACAAGGTGCTCGACCAGGCCGCCATCCGCATCGTGCGGCTCGCCGCTCCTTTCGACCGCTTTCCAGACGCCATCCGGACGGACACGGACATCCTCTACATCACCCGGACCTGGACTTTCACCCGCGCCGACCAGTTGTCGGCGGAGTAG
- a CDS encoding PhzF family phenazine biosynthesis protein, with the protein MGSRAYRIVNVFTRGGVLTGNPLCVFEDGGGLEEEAMQALARQFNLSETTFILPSENATARVRIFTPAYEMPFAGHPTLGTAHVVRSLRCAGDSLTLEMKAGIIPVAASGDRWTLFANPPRWREVGESPAQLAGILGLAEGDMAQRPLWVNTGKEQLMVPVTSPDAVRRACPHADVFSRLRSEDGHSMACVFADAGDAQATVVSRFFFPRGPAIIEDPATGSACANLGGWFCATRPGDEITRVVSQGDEVQRPSRLFLAVTSGKVSVGGDVIELARGTLDL; encoded by the coding sequence ATGGGATCGCGCGCCTACCGGATCGTGAATGTCTTCACGCGCGGCGGCGTCCTCACGGGCAATCCCCTGTGCGTCTTCGAGGATGGTGGGGGACTGGAGGAGGAGGCGATGCAGGCCCTGGCGCGCCAGTTCAACCTCTCGGAAACCACGTTCATCCTGCCCTCGGAAAACGCCACGGCGCGCGTGCGCATCTTCACGCCCGCCTATGAAATGCCCTTTGCCGGCCACCCGACCCTGGGCACGGCGCACGTGGTTCGCTCGCTTCGGTGCGCCGGCGATTCGCTCACCCTGGAGATGAAGGCCGGGATCATCCCGGTTGCCGCATCGGGTGATCGCTGGACCCTTTTCGCCAACCCGCCGCGCTGGCGCGAGGTGGGCGAGTCGCCCGCGCAGCTCGCCGGAATTCTCGGGCTGGCCGAAGGCGACATGGCGCAAAGACCCCTCTGGGTGAACACGGGCAAGGAGCAGCTCATGGTTCCCGTCACTTCCCCGGACGCGGTTCGGCGCGCCTGTCCCCACGCTGACGTGTTCTCGCGCCTCAGGAGCGAGGATGGCCACAGCATGGCCTGCGTCTTCGCCGATGCAGGCGACGCGCAGGCAACGGTGGTTTCGCGCTTCTTCTTCCCGCGTGGCCCTGCAATCATCGAGGACCCAGCCACGGGGTCGGCCTGCGCCAACCTCGGCGGCTGGTTCTGCGCGACCCGCCCGGGCGATGAAATCACGCGCGTCGTCTCTCAGGGCGACGAGGTGCAACGCCCGTCCCGGCTGTTCCTCGCCGTGACCTCGGGCAAGGTGAGCGTCGGCGGCGACGTGATCGAACTGGCTCGCGGCACGCTCGACCTCTAG
- a CDS encoding RNB domain-containing ribonuclease produces MLFEEDGAFRVGTVLSEAGSAFQVEAAHGKRSKVKASAVLLRFDGQSLSTFVPEAQSRADALDPQFLWEVCGRDEFGFAQLAQDYYGHAPAPMEAAAMVLALHASPMYFYRRGKGRYQAAPEENLKAALAGVERKRRQQEQVDAWAASLVAGTVPPELAAKLDPLLFKPDKMSLEWRALDQAATEAGLAPQKLLAKIGTLAGPEDYFLRRFAFEYFPKGLGFPEVPPVVAPHGLPVAAAPAFSIDDHETTEIDDAFSVQRLPDGKLRIGVHIAAPALFFGCDHALESLARERFSTVYFPGDKITMLPDAAIAEATLGEGCEVPAASLYLDVDPDTLEVTGSVSRLERVAIASNLRIAELDRRLNEESLAAGRVEGAHGEDLLLLWRFARKLRAARGAGEEKSERLDYTFRVEGGRVAIEPRRRGTPVDTLVSELMIHVNATWGRLLADAGIPAIYRNQKGIKTRMEVEPGAHEWLGVTHYAWSTSPLRRFTDLANQRQLAALLRGEPPPYSREDLGAAAREFEAAYEAYAEHQRHLERYWCLRWIAQEGLEGAEATIIRDELVRLEGVPLVCRVSGLPPSAAGERIRVTFGEPDPWEVNLPCRYAGKPGAG; encoded by the coding sequence ATGCTCTTCGAGGAGGATGGCGCGTTTCGCGTCGGCACAGTCCTTTCGGAAGCAGGGTCCGCGTTCCAGGTCGAGGCCGCGCACGGCAAGCGCTCGAAGGTGAAGGCAAGCGCCGTCCTGCTGCGCTTCGACGGCCAGTCGCTTTCCACCTTCGTCCCCGAGGCGCAATCACGCGCGGACGCGCTCGACCCGCAATTCCTGTGGGAGGTGTGCGGCAGGGACGAGTTCGGCTTCGCGCAGCTCGCGCAGGACTATTACGGCCACGCGCCCGCGCCGATGGAGGCTGCGGCCATGGTGCTCGCCCTGCACGCGAGCCCGATGTACTTCTATCGGCGGGGCAAGGGCCGCTATCAGGCCGCGCCCGAGGAAAACCTCAAGGCGGCGCTGGCTGGCGTGGAGAGGAAGCGCCGCCAGCAGGAGCAGGTGGACGCGTGGGCGGCGTCGCTCGTGGCGGGCACCGTGCCGCCGGAACTCGCCGCGAAGCTCGACCCGCTACTCTTCAAGCCGGACAAGATGTCGCTGGAATGGCGCGCCCTCGACCAGGCAGCCACCGAAGCGGGGCTCGCGCCGCAGAAGCTGCTCGCGAAGATCGGCACGCTTGCCGGGCCGGAGGATTACTTCCTGCGCCGGTTCGCCTTCGAGTACTTCCCGAAAGGTCTCGGTTTTCCTGAAGTGCCGCCCGTCGTGGCGCCCCACGGGCTCCCCGTTGCCGCTGCGCCTGCTTTCTCGATCGACGACCACGAGACCACCGAGATCGACGATGCCTTTTCGGTGCAGCGGCTGCCGGACGGGAAGCTTCGCATCGGCGTGCATATCGCCGCGCCCGCGCTTTTCTTCGGCTGTGACCATGCCCTCGAGTCCCTGGCTCGCGAACGGTTCTCGACCGTCTACTTCCCGGGCGACAAGATCACGATGCTTCCTGACGCAGCCATCGCCGAGGCCACGCTCGGGGAAGGGTGCGAGGTGCCCGCTGCCTCGCTGTACCTCGACGTGGATCCCGACACGCTCGAGGTCACGGGCTCCGTGTCGAGGCTGGAGCGCGTGGCGATCGCCTCCAACCTGCGCATCGCCGAACTGGACAGGCGCCTGAACGAGGAGTCGCTGGCCGCCGGAAGGGTCGAGGGCGCGCATGGCGAGGACCTCCTGCTGCTGTGGCGGTTCGCGAGGAAGCTGCGCGCGGCGCGAGGCGCCGGCGAGGAGAAAAGTGAAAGGCTCGACTACACCTTCCGCGTCGAAGGCGGGCGCGTGGCGATCGAGCCGCGCCGGCGCGGAACACCCGTCGATACGCTGGTGTCCGAGCTCATGATCCATGTGAACGCCACGTGGGGCCGGTTGCTCGCCGACGCGGGCATCCCCGCGATCTACCGCAACCAGAAGGGCATCAAGACGCGCATGGAGGTCGAACCCGGCGCGCACGAGTGGCTCGGCGTCACGCATTACGCTTGGTCCACCTCGCCGCTGCGGCGCTTCACCGACCTGGCGAACCAGCGCCAGCTCGCCGCGCTCCTGCGTGGGGAGCCGCCGCCGTATTCCCGGGAGGACCTCGGCGCGGCCGCGCGGGAGTTCGAGGCCGCCTACGAGGCCTATGCCGAGCACCAGCGCCACCTCGAGCGCTACTGGTGCCTTCGCTGGATCGCCCAGGAGGGCCTGGAGGGCGCCGAGGCCACCATCATCCGCGACGAACTGGTGCGGCTGGAGGGAGTCCCGCTCGTCTGCCGCGTCAGCGGGCTGCCGCCTTCGGCCGCGGGCGAGCGCATCCGCGTGACCTTTGGCGAGCCGGATCCCTGGGAGGTGAACCTTCCCTGCCGCTACGCGGGCAAGCCCGGCGCGGGGTAG